In Nicotiana tabacum cultivar K326 chromosome 10, ASM71507v2, whole genome shotgun sequence, the DNA window AGTTATACTAGTTGAGTTTATCTGGGAAAGTATTTGCCCATTCTCAAGAAATTCTAACACTTCTTTGGTCACCTCCTCTCCAATAATTGACCAAGATGCTTTATAAAATCCACTTTCATAGCCATCTGGACTTGGACttttagtttcattaatattgaaCATAGCAATCTTCACTTTTGGAGCTGTGTATGGTCTTACCAACTGCATTTGTTGAGCAGTTGACAGTACTTTCCCATTCTTCATAAAACCCTTAATTGCATGATCTCTGAACCTTCCCTTTATTCCCAATAGTTCTTGATAATACTCCGCAAATATCCCTGTTATCTCATCCTGATCAAATTTCAGGCATCCAACCTTATTAGTTAGTTGGATAATGGCTTCTTGCAATCTTTTGTGCTTTATCactaaaaaaaatatctattgtTATCATCTCCCAACTTGATCCAAGTAGCTTTGCTCCTCTGTTGAAGGAATACTTCTGCCAAATAAGAAGATCTCTTGAATTTTGAAAACTTCTGCAATTCTTCTACTTGCAACCCAATATCCAGTGGATTTCTATAAAGCTCTGCTTGAGCTGAAGCCAAAGCCATTCTGTCTGCATCAGCTTCTTCAATGATATTGCTGAAGTATCTTCTATTTAGCACCTTTAGTTTGTGCTTTAACATTTTTAGTTTCTTAACCACTTTGAATATACTGCAACCAACTACATTCTATCCCCAACCCTCTTTAACTATATCTAAAAAATTGGGATGAGTAGCCCAAACATTACTGAATTTAAAAGAAGTTTTAGCCCTCCTAGGTGAGTTTGTACTTGATAGCTTGAGTGGACAGTGATCACTTATCCCCTCTTCTAAATAGTGAGCCATATATACTAGCATTGAATTGAGCCATGATGTATTGATGAATACCCAGTCA includes these proteins:
- the LOC142165463 gene encoding uncharacterized protein LOC142165463, producing the protein MGGLWIVMGDFNSMLHTEDRVGGNPITLAEIAEFHRCIEQCELIELPTSGSRYTWNDRHGDDRILSKIDWVFINTSWLNSMLVYMAHYLEEGISDHCPLKLSSTNSPRRAKTSFKFSNVWATHPNFLDIVKEGWG